The genomic DNA GGGCGCGATCACGGCGGGCACGTCCACGTACACGGTGCGCACGCCCGCGGCGCGAAGCGCGAGCACGAGCAGCACCTTGCCCTCGGAGATGGGGATCAGCTCCAGCCGCTCCAGGAACGCCTCGTCCATGCGCGGCGCGATGGCGATCCCCAGCTCCTGCGTGAGCAGCCCCAGCACCTGCGCGGCGCGGCGGACCACCTGCTCGATCGCGGCGCCCGTCCCGCCCTGCTCCAGCTCGTGGCGGATGGACTGCCAGTCCGCCGCGGGGGGGCGGGGCCGGCCCATCAGCGCGTCCACGTACAGCCGGTACGCGGCGTCCGTGGGCACCCGGCCGGCGGAGGTGTGGGGATGGTAGAGGTATCCCTTCTCCTCCAGGTCGCTCATGGTGTTCCGCACCGTCGCGGGAGACACGCCGAGCTTGAACCGGCGGGCCACGGTGCGGCTCCCGGCGGGCTCGGCGGTCTCTACGTAGGTGCGGATCACGGCCTCGAGGACGTGGTGCTCGCGCTCGGAAAGGGATTCCTCGGCCATCTTCGCGTTCCGGGGGGACGTGCGGTGAAACGAAATCTGCCGAACTGGCGGACCGCGGTCAACGCGTGCCGGTACTATGCAGGCTCTGCGCCGACTTCCGCCGCCCCGCGCTCGGCCATCTCCAGCGCCAGGCGGTCGAGCAGCAGCCAGCCTTCGGCGGTGAGGCGCAGGACGCCGGCGTCCAGCCGCGCCCAGCCGTGCCGCCTCCAAACGGAGGCGAGGGCGCGCTGCTCGTCCGTCGCGTCGTCCAGCGGGAAGCCGCGGTTCGTGCGCAGCCGCAGCCACACGCGCTCCAGCGCCGCATCTCCCGCTTCCACGACCTCTTCTCCGTCGGTCGGGAGATGTCCGGCCGAGAGCGCGTCGCGGTATGCGTCCCAGCTTCGCACGTTCCACCGCCGAAGCGGGGGATGGTAGGCGTGGGCGCCGGGCCCAAGCGCAGCGTACGGCGCACCCGTCCAGTAGACGAAGTTGTGGCGCGACCAGCGGTTCGGCAGGCCGAAGTTGGAGACCTCGTAATGCTCGAAGCCCGCGCCCGTAAGCCGCTCGTGCGCCAGCAGGTACTCGTCGGCGTAGCGGTCCTCGTCCGCCAGCGTCTCGCGGCCTTCCTTCACCCAGCGGCCGAGCGGCGCGGCGGCTTCGGCGGTCAGGCCGTAGAGCGAGACGTGCTCGGGCTCCAGCAGCATCGCCTGGTGTACGTCCGCCGCCCAGTCGCGGCCCAGGCGGCCGGGAAGGCCGAAGATGAGGTCCACGCTCACGTTGTCGAACCCGGCGGCGCGGGCGGCGTCCATCGCGCGCGCCGGGCCGTCCACGCCGTGCAGGCGCCCCATCCACCGTAGCGCGGGCTCGTGGAAGGTCTGCGCGCCCAGGGAGATGCGGTTCACGCCGCTCGCCTTCCAGTCGCGCGCCAGCTCGGGCGTGAAGCTCTCCGGGTTCGCCTCGCACGTCCACTCGACCGTGGCGGGGTCCCAGGCCGCGTATCTCCCGAGCCGTTCCGCCAGCTCGGCCATCGCGCCGGTGCCGAGGAGCGACGGAGTGCCGCCGCCGACGTAGATGGTGTCGAGGTCGAGGCGGCCCCAGCCACGTTCGGCAACCGTCAAACGAAGCTCCGTCTCGACGGCGTTCAGCCAGTCGGCCGTGGGGGCGGCGGAGGTGGCCTGGACGGCGAAGTCGCAGTACGAGCAGCGGCGCGTGCAGAAGGGGACGTGCACGTACAGCGAGCGCGGCTGCCCCGCATCGTCCCCGCTGCCGTTGTCGCGCATCTGCCCGTCTGCTTCGCTCACCGTTCTCGCCGCTCGCGGTTCATCTCCGGTCAGTGCCGGT from Longimicrobiaceae bacterium includes the following:
- the hrcA gene encoding heat-inducible transcriptional repressor HrcA; its protein translation is MAEESLSEREHHVLEAVIRTYVETAEPAGSRTVARRFKLGVSPATVRNTMSDLEEKGYLYHPHTSAGRVPTDAAYRLYVDALMGRPRPPAADWQSIRHELEQGGTGAAIEQVVRRAAQVLGLLTQELGIAIAPRMDEAFLERLELIPISEGKVLLVLALRAAGVRTVYVDVPAVIAPATLAAVARVLNERLGGLSLREIRATLPDRLRDTVAGGEPGAAELLNVFLQSGTDWFAGPETADGDLHLGRASVLAEQPEFSTGERLRALVELTERRDLLTSVMGSRMGAGGLHVTIGVEHGDPALADFTVVTSEYRIAGLKGVIGVIGPTRMPYDRVIALVDGTSALITEFLT
- the hemW gene encoding radical SAM family heme chaperone HemW, which produces MSEADGQMRDNGSGDDAGQPRSLYVHVPFCTRRCSYCDFAVQATSAAPTADWLNAVETELRLTVAERGWGRLDLDTIYVGGGTPSLLGTGAMAELAERLGRYAAWDPATVEWTCEANPESFTPELARDWKASGVNRISLGAQTFHEPALRWMGRLHGVDGPARAMDAARAAGFDNVSVDLIFGLPGRLGRDWAADVHQAMLLEPEHVSLYGLTAEAAAPLGRWVKEGRETLADEDRYADEYLLAHERLTGAGFEHYEVSNFGLPNRWSRHNFVYWTGAPYAALGPGAHAYHPPLRRWNVRSWDAYRDALSAGHLPTDGEEVVEAGDAALERVWLRLRTNRGFPLDDATDEQRALASVWRRHGWARLDAGVLRLTAEGWLLLDRLALEMAERGAAEVGAEPA